The genomic window TGGGTGGCGGACGtccgtcgacgaggcggtGCCGGTAAGGGTGGTTCTATTGGACCCTCCGTGGCCGACCTTGTCAGCCGATGCGAATCTGCTCTCCCTCCGCCAGGACAGGGCAACAACAACGGAGGCATGGACTTGGCAGACATTAGAAGGGTACTGAGGGCGTTGAGGAGAGAAATTTCAGGATTGATTGAGAGAGTCCCCACGGGGAGCTTGAGGTTTATGTGATTGAATGGGACGGGGACGCAAGGCGGAATTTAGGTGTCGTCAAACTTGATAGTTCACTGGGCagcaaagaaatgcatgGTTGCTATGGGCGCTCAAATGACAGGGTCATGTTGTACAAGAAGAAATTTTTTCCAACAATGTAgcataatttttttattacgTGGGATGATAGATTACTAGTTCCTTGGTAAGAATGATATAGTGGTTGAGTGGCGGGACTACAATGTTGTAGGGCGCGATCGAACCATCAAGGTTTTTAAATGCGAGGCATCCGACCAGTGAGCGAGTGTGCTTTGTATGCTTGAAATTGGCTGGTCTACGAATCACGTTGATTGTAGTATTCGAGCGGACTCTTTTCTTGCCGCGATTTCCTGTATTTGGTGGGTGAGAATGGCCAGCGAGGAGAGTAGCGTCGGCAAACGGGGACTTTTCGGAAACTTTCTgggaatatatatatatatatatatacatatagACAAATCAAACTACAACGACGTGTGGTTCCTTTTTACCAAAGAGCACTTTTGGAATACCGTCCCTTTCTTTGTCTGTTTTTTtgggaaaagaaagaaaaaacggCCGAGATGACCAACTCGAGCGTCGACCTCTCGGGCGGTGCATCCGTGCTCTCTGCACACGCCGAAGCCCCCTCGTCGCAAGCCTCCATGATTCTAGCTTCTAAAAAACTCATGAAGCATGCTGCCGCCCCGCTTCTGAAACAGATGGGAATGAGCCGTGCTCGTACTGCCCCCGTTCAATTCCTGGATAGCGCATGCGGAACGGGCGTGGTGACGCAGGAGGTGCAGGGTATGCTGGCCAGAGATGTACTTGACAAGAGCACCTTTATATGTGCGGATAGCTCGCGGGTGTTGGTGGATGTGGTTGCGGGCAGGATCCAAGACGAGGCATGGGTGAATACCCAGGCCGAGGTGCTGGACGCCAGGGTACGTGTCTGCCccgtggatggatggatggatgtgcGCGAGACGGCTGAGCTGATGTTTTGGGCAGGATACGGGCTTGGAGGAGAGTTCGCTGAGCCATGTTGCTGTTGCGCTGGGGCTGCACTTGATCCCCGAGCCGGATAAAGTGCTCAAGGGTAAGAGTCTATTCCTCGACGCTTTTGACGTACGGTGGGATAACTGAAGGATTTCTGTGCGCAGACTGCTGGAGAATACTCAAAGACGGCGGAGTCTTTGGCGCGACGACGTTTCCGCGTGGGAATGGCTCCAAGTTTTGGATCCCGGATATGCGTGCTGCTTTTGCGTCGTTGCCGTTTGACGCCCCCTTTCCGGAGGAACTGCCCATGCAGACTCATGATTCGGGGAGGTGGTATGATTGTGAGTGGATTAGGCGGCATCTTGAAGAGGAGGGGTTTGGGGATGTTCAAGTTACCGTGACTTCAGGGCGGTACCATGTTGAGAATGCGGCCGAGTTTGTGCGGTTTTTCGGGATGATGATCCCGTTTATTATGAATACGTGGTGGAGCGAGGAGTTGAGGAGGGAGCATCCGGTCGATGTGGTAAGAAAGGGGGTTGAGGAGTTTGTGGAGAGTAGGTATGAGGGCAAGGGGTGGGATGTTGAGTGGGAGATTATTTCTACGACGGGGGTGGTGAGGAAGTGAGTTTGTTCGGTGTACATGGACGTGTTTATGACGTTTCTCGGTGTTCAGTAAATTGAGATTATTGTATGAATCTACACCATTCAAGTCGTTGCCGAGGTTCCTTGCGGCGTATCGTGCCGTTGCACATTCGGCGTCGCATcactcttcttctctccagcCGCCTCAGCAGCTTCACGGGCCTGCTGTGCTTCTGTTGACTGCCGCGCCGAGGGAGCCGGCACCTCCTCAAGCACCGTCCCTGCCTCGTCCACGGCCGTCGACCGTCTCTTCTTTCGCATCCTCGCCCAAAGCATGGCCGCAATGCACATCAGCAACAGCCCCGTCGTCACCACGCCCATGATGATGCTCCCCGGATGCCCTTCCCTCTCGGCATCAATACGGCGAATCGTCCACGGATAGCAATTCGACTTGACAATGATGTATATGCCGAGTCCCACGTACAAGAACGGCACCACGTAATGGGCGTACTTCTCCGCGACTCTCAAAACATGCCTCTGCCTCATGACTAGGAACGCGACGAGACACCACACTCCGACCAGGATGTAATACACGACAACATACACGGCGATTTCTGCCCCCTTTGTTTGCGAGAACAGGGGGATGTACGTGCTGATATTATCGCCGCCATTCATGACCGTCACCAGAGCTACTTTGAAGATGCTCTTCATGGACGCGATTCTCGAGCCCTCGGATTCTTCTTCATGGTCGGGGAAGAAAAGACCTAGCACGTTCCATAGCCCCAGGAGGATTGggagcaggccgaggaaTCCAATAGGCTCTGAGGGGAGCACGAGTGAGATGCCAAAGCCAATCATGCTtacggcgatgatgacggtgaagCCGACATATTGGCCAATGGTGACTTTGAGGGGCGTGAGGACTTTGGTGGTGGACGCCTCGGCCATGaaggtgacgaggacgaagatgtcgtcgatgttggtgatggcgaaGGAGCTGCATGCCGTCCCGATGGCCTTGCCGAACTGCATCGTGCTGGGGTTGTGTCTGTGGCCGCAGACGTCGGTGTGTCGAGGTTCATGAGACGGGATTCTGGGCCAAGGATGGGCCGTGTTTGGCGACCTAGATGGTGAGCAGAATCAA from Metarhizium brunneum chromosome 2, complete sequence includes these protein-coding regions:
- the roqN_0 gene encoding Glandicoline B O-methyltransferase roqN — protein: MTNSSVDLSGGASVLSAHAEAPSSQASMILASKKLMKHAAAPLLKQMGMSRARTAPVQFLDSACGTGVVTQEVQGMLARDVLDKSTFICADSSRVLVDVVAGRIQDEAWVNTQAEVLDARDTGLEESSLSHVAVALGLHLIPEPDKVLKDCWRILKDGGVFGATTFPRGNGSKFWIPDMRAAFASLPFDAPFPEELPMQTHDSGRWYDCEWIRRHLEEEGFGDVQVTVTSGRYHVENAAEFVRFFGMMIPFIMNTWWSEELRREHPVDVVRKGVEEFVESRYEGKGWDVEWEIISTTGVVRK